The genome window GGCGAACGCATTCTGCCGGGACATGTGTTTATCGCGCCCGGTCACTCTCATCTGCTGCTGGCGCGCAGCGGTGCGAATTATGTGACAAAACTTGACTCCGGCCCGCCGATTAACCGTCATCGCCCTTCTGTCGATGCCTTATTTTATTCCGCTGCTGAAAATGCCGGAAAAAACGCCGTAGGCGTGATCATGACAGGTATGGGGAAGGACGGTGCGCTTGGTATGTTGGCGATGAAGAACGCAGGCGCTTACAATTTCGCGCAGGATGAAGCAAGCTGTGTCGTTTACGGGATGCCTAGAGAAGCCGTGCTACAGGGCGGTGTAGATGAGGTCGTATCTCTGGACGAACTTCCCGAGCAGGTACTGAATTATCTGGTGACGCATGGCAACCCTGCATTGCGTGTATAAATTTTACGGCATCCGGAAAATTATGGAGTAGTAATGGCCGCAGATCCGAATCTAAGATTCCTTGTTGTCGATGATTTTTCTACCATGCGGCGCATCGTGCGCAGTCTGCTCAAGGAGCTGGGTTACCTGAATGTTGAAGAGGCTGAAAACGGTCAAGCAGCGTTCTCCAAGCTCCAAGGCGGTGGTTTTGACTTTGTAGTTTCAGACTGGAATATGCCGGTTATGGACGGCCTGGAATTGTTGAAGGCCATTCGGGCTGACGCTGCACTCTGCAAAATTCCGGTGTTGATGGTTACGGCCGAGGCAAAAAAGGAAAATATAATTGCCGCCGCACAGGCCGGAGCGAACGGTTATGTGGTCAAGCCATTTAGTGCGGCTACCCTGGACGAAAAGCTGAACAAGATTCTTGAGAAGATGGGGAAGGGTGGGTAACTTGGAAACTCAAGTCTCAGAAATCCAGGAAAACATCAGCAACGACGAGATGCTGATGCGTATAGGGCGGATCACTCGCGATTTACATGATAACCTGCGTATATTGGGTTATGACACCATGCTGGAAAAGGTCGCATCGGAGATTCCTGATGTCAGGGATCGTTTAGGCTATGTGATTCAGATGACCGAGCAGGCCGCGCAACGCGTGTTGAACGCAACTGATTTGTGTTCGCCGTTGCAGGATCAAATCATTAACGGTAGCGGCGATCTATTGGAAGAGTGGAACGCCCTGTTATCCAAACGTAGCCAGTATACGGCGCATAAGGATCTGGCAGAGAAAACCATAGCATTTTTGAGCGCTACGCAAGCGGATGCACAACTTACGCGCCAACAATTGGTTGAGATTATGCTTGCTCAGGATTTTCAGGATCTTACCGGGCAGGTCGTCAAACGCATTACTCAGCTGGCGCACGACATGGAAACCCAGCTGGTAAAGCTACTTGTTGATTTTGCCCCGGAACTTTCTGCGAAATCGGAATCTGGGGATAGCCTGCTGAACGGTCCGCAGGTTGCTACTAGCGGAAAAACTGATATAGTGACCAATCAGGAGCAGGTAGATGACCTGCTGGAAAGTTTGGGGTTCTGAACGGTAAAGTTGTTCCGGTTAGGCTATTTGCCGGCGCTATCCGTGACTGAGCGTTGATGGTGTGGAAGTATCCGTAAACGATAAACCAACTGAAGGAGAGGCAAAATGCAAATTAAAACTGCTGTGTTTGGCGAGCTGTCGATTGATCCGTCTACCGTTATTACGTTCGATAACGGTCTGGCCGGTTTCGAAGACTCCAAACGTTTCACTCTATTTCATAAAGAAAGTGAGGATAAATCTGTTTCGGCAGCTTTCTGGTTGCTGCAGTCCGTAGAACGGCCGGAGTTGCATTTTTCCGTAGCTGATCCAGGCGCTTTTGGTTTTAATTACAGTTTTAAATTGACGGATGAGGAAGTTGCTGCATTGGGGAACGGCTCACCTGATGATGTAATCGTTCTGGTTCTATTGTTCAAGGATGAAGCTGGAAATGTTAATAGCAATATTAAATCGCCATTGATAATCAACACCAAAACTCTTAAGGGTTTGCAGAAAGTACTGGTTTCTGTAGAGCCGACATTGACCATTGTCGAAACCAGGCCGGTGCTCGGGTTTAACGCATAGGGACGACTGTGCAAGCATAAGTTGCCGCGGCCAGTGTAGCGAAAGTTTTTGGCAAAAGGAAGCTTATGCGCATTTTTTTGGTTAATTACATAGTCAATTACGCGTATCGGCATATAAACCCGCGCTTAAGATAAATATGTAAGTGTCTACTCGGAAAGGGAAGCCCAGCGGTTTCCCTTTCGCGTGTTGGGAGCCGTTTTCGCAACAGGATCTGTCAGTTAAGCTTTGAATGATGTTCTGTGGCCCAACCCCGTATTGCGGACGGGTAGGGCGGGCGGAAGCGATGCATGAAACTGAAAATACTAAGGTACTTGCAGTTTCAGGGGGCATTGCTTACCCCGGTTATAAGGGGGCAGACGATACATACCCCGGAGGCCTCCTATAACGCAGGAGGCTTTAGGGATTTAGCTTGGTGCTGTGACTTAATGTGGTTCTACCGAGTGCGGCGATTGCACACCCGGCTGTACAGCTGTAGTTGAGGTGCGTTTTGCTTTCGCGGGGTGATAAAGTTTCTTTCTGATGGCATCAGTAGTTTTGTTAATGGATATTAACCTGCTGTTTATCTGTCTGAACTCGTTTTGGGTTTCTGTCTGAACGGATAGAATATTATGTTGAACAGCAGCCAGATGTTCGTTCAAATCAGAATCAATCTTTTTAACATCAGAACTGACATTGGTGATATTGCCTTCAGCAGTAACCACCCTGTTTTCCAAGGCGTGAACCCTGTCCTGTAACGCATTAAGTT of Candidatus Methylospira mobilis contains these proteins:
- the cheY gene encoding chemotaxis response regulator CheY translates to MAADPNLRFLVVDDFSTMRRIVRSLLKELGYLNVEEAENGQAAFSKLQGGGFDFVVSDWNMPVMDGLELLKAIRADAALCKIPVLMVTAEAKKENIIAAAQAGANGYVVKPFSAATLDEKLNKILEKMGKGG
- the cheZ gene encoding protein phosphatase CheZ yields the protein METQVSEIQENISNDEMLMRIGRITRDLHDNLRILGYDTMLEKVASEIPDVRDRLGYVIQMTEQAAQRVLNATDLCSPLQDQIINGSGDLLEEWNALLSKRSQYTAHKDLAEKTIAFLSATQADAQLTRQQLVEIMLAQDFQDLTGQVVKRITQLAHDMETQLVKLLVDFAPELSAKSESGDSLLNGPQVATSGKTDIVTNQEQVDDLLESLGF
- the fliW gene encoding flagellar assembly protein FliW — protein: MQIKTAVFGELSIDPSTVITFDNGLAGFEDSKRFTLFHKESEDKSVSAAFWLLQSVERPELHFSVADPGAFGFNYSFKLTDEEVAALGNGSPDDVIVLVLLFKDEAGNVNSNIKSPLIINTKTLKGLQKVLVSVEPTLTIVETRPVLGFNA